From Erinaceus europaeus chromosome 9, mEriEur2.1, whole genome shotgun sequence, one genomic window encodes:
- the TNIP1 gene encoding TNFAIP3-interacting protein 1 isoform X1 → MEGRGPYRIYDPGGSVPPAEVSAAFERLAEENSRLKEKMQGIKMLGELLGESQMEASRLRQKAEDLVRDNEPQSPSPSLTSFDHLDELTGKAAHGPAPPAEPLHPSDKPEPTPKPPSGGSSSEFEVVPTEEQSSHPESSSSAGPAMRQRETEGGGEIERKKERYLQHCFTTCEVSPLQALGPPPREDSGLLLHLQRLESTLSVCAEEPDHSQLFTHLGRMALEFNRLASKVHKNEQRTSILQTLCEQLRKENEALKSKLDQGLEQRDQAAEKLREENVELRRLLSSSREPSVSSKKGVAGHLQAAVTSAKASEVVPMGVAEKKVKMLEQQRSELLEVNKQWDQHFRSMKQQYEQKITELRQKLADLQKQVTELEAEREQKQRDFDRKLLLAKSKIEMEEANKEQLTTEAQELRQKVKCLQDQLSPLARQRDYQEKEIQRLNKALEEALSIEAAPSAPPAAFGGPEGAEGLLRKRELVTQNELLKQQVKIFEEDFQKERSDRERMNEEKEELKRQLEKLQAQVSMSNAQLKAFKEEEKAREALKQQKRKAKASAERYHMEPHLEHLCGAYPYAYPPLPAMVPHHPFDDWAQIRYPPSPMAMEHSPPLPNSRLFHLPEYTWRPQCGLRHQNSQVTDSPTTRPTEPGSTKNDHEGPQ, encoded by the exons ATGGAAGGGCGAGGACCGTACCGGATCTACGACCCCGGGGGCAGCGTGcctcctgcagaggtgtctgcaGCCTTTGAGCGCCTAGCGGAGGAGAATTCCCGTCTGAAAGAAAAAATGCAGGGGATAAAGATGTTAG GGGAGCTGTTAGGAGAGTCTCAGATGGAAGCTTCTAGGCTTCGGCAGAAGGCAGAGGACCTGGTGAGAGACAACGAGCCCCAGTCACCATCCCCCTCCTTGACCTCATTCGACCACCTGGATGAACTCACAG GAAAGGCTGCCCATGGCCCTGCACCTCCTGCTGAGCCCTTGCACCCCAGTGACAAGCCAGAGCCAACCCCTAAACCACCGTCTGGT GGCTCTTCTTCGGAATTTGAAGTGGTCCCAACTGAAGAGCAGAGTTCACACCCAGAGAGCAGCAGCAGTGCCGGGCCAGCCATG agacagagagaaactgagggaggaggggagatagagaggaagaaagagagatacctgcaacactgcttcaccacttgtgaagtttcccccctgcag GCTCTGGGCCCCCCTCCCCGTGAGGACAGTGGCCTGCTGCTGCACCTGCAGCGTCTGGAATCCACACTGAGCGTGTGTGCTGAGGAGCCTGACCACAGCCAGCTCTTCACCCACCTGGGCCGCATGGCACTTGAGTTCAACAGGCTGGCCTCCAAGGTGCACAAGAATGAGCAACGCACCTCCATCCTGCAG ACCCTGTGTGAGCAACTGCGGAAGGAGAATGAGGCACTGAAGTCCAAGCTGGACCAGGGCCTGGAACAGCGGGATCAGGCTGCTGAGAAGCTACG GGAGGAGAACGTGGAGCTGAGGAGGCTGCTGAGCAGCAGCAGAGAGCCCTCCGTTTCAAGCAAGAAGGGAGTGGCcggacacctgcag GCTGCTGTGACCTCAGCAAAGGCCTCAGAGGTGGTGCCCATGGGTGTAGCAGAGAAGAAGGTGAAGATGCTGGAGCAACAGCGCTCTGAG CTGCTAGAGGTGAACAAGCAGTGGGACCAGCATTTTCGATCCATGAAGCAGCAGTATGAGCAGAAG ATCACAGAGCTGCGCCAGAAGCTGGCTGACCTGCAGAAGCAGGTGACTGAGCTGGAGGCAGAGCGGGAACAGAAGCAGCGTGACTTTGACCGCAAGCTCCTGCTGGCCAAGTCCAAGATTGAGATGGAGGAGGCAA ACAAGGAGCAGCTGACCACAGAGGCCCAGGAGCTGCGCCAGAAAGTCAAATGCCTGCAGGATCAGCTGAGCCCACTCGCTCGGCAGCGGGACTACCAGGAGAAGGAGATTCAGAGGCTTAACAAG GCCCTGGAGGAAGCACTGAGCATCGAGGCGGCTCCATCAGCCCCACCGGCAGCCTTTGGGGGTCCAGAAGGAGCAGAGGGCCTCCTTCGCAAGCGGGAGTTGGTCACTCAGAATGAACTGCTGAAGCAGCAG GTGAAGATCTTTGAGGAAGACTTCCAAAAGGAGCGCAGCGACCGAGAGCGTATGaacgaggagaaggaggagctgaAGAGGCAGCTGGAGAAGCTGCAGGCCCAGGTGTCCATGTCAAATGCCCAG TTGAAAGCAttcaaggaagaggaaaaggcaaGGGAAGCCCTCAAACAGCAGAAGAGGAAAGCTAAG GCATCTGCAGAACGGTACCACATGGAGCCCCATCTGGAGCACCTCTGTGGGGCCTACCCCTATGCCTACCCGCCCCTGCCTGCCATGGTGCCACACCACCCCTTCGACGACTGGGCCCAGATTCGCTACCCACCATCCCCCATGGCCATGGAGCACTCGCCCCCACTACCCAACTCCCGCCTCTTCCACCTG CCGGAGTACACCTGGCGACCACAATGTGGGCTGCGTCACCAGAACTCCCAGGTGACAGACTCACCTACGACTCGACCTACAGAGCCAG GGTCCACAAAAAATGACCATGAGGGTCCTCAGTGA
- the TNIP1 gene encoding TNFAIP3-interacting protein 1 isoform X2, with product MEGRGPYRIYDPGGSVPPAEVSAAFERLAEENSRLKEKMQGIKMLGELLGESQMEASRLRQKAEDLVRDNEPQSPSPSLTSFDHLDELTGKAAHGPAPPAEPLHPSDKPEPTPKPPSGGSSSEFEVVPTEEQSSHPESSSSAGPAMRQRETEGGGEIERKKERYLQHCFTTCEVSPLQALGPPPREDSGLLLHLQRLESTLSVCAEEPDHSQLFTHLGRMALEFNRLASKVHKNEQRTSILQTLCEQLRKENEALKSKLDQGLEQRDQAAEKLREENVELRRLLSSSREPSVSSKKGVAGHLQAAVTSAKASEVVPMGVAEKKVKMLEQQRSELLEVNKQWDQHFRSMKQQYEQKITELRQKLADLQKQVTELEAEREQKQRDFDRKLLLAKSKIEMEEANKEQLTTEAQELRQKVKCLQDQLSPLARQRDYQEKEIQRLNKALEEALSIEAAPSAPPAAFGGPEGAEGLLRKRELVTQNELLKQQVKIFEEDFQKERSDRERMNEEKEELKRQLEKLQAQVSMSNAQLKAFKEEEKAREALKQQKRKAKASAERYHMEPHLEHLCGAYPYAYPPLPAMVPHHPFDDWAQIRYPPSPMAMEHSPPLPNSRLFHLPEYTWRPQCGLRHQNSQVTDSPTTRPTEPEPADLRSPKK from the exons ATGGAAGGGCGAGGACCGTACCGGATCTACGACCCCGGGGGCAGCGTGcctcctgcagaggtgtctgcaGCCTTTGAGCGCCTAGCGGAGGAGAATTCCCGTCTGAAAGAAAAAATGCAGGGGATAAAGATGTTAG GGGAGCTGTTAGGAGAGTCTCAGATGGAAGCTTCTAGGCTTCGGCAGAAGGCAGAGGACCTGGTGAGAGACAACGAGCCCCAGTCACCATCCCCCTCCTTGACCTCATTCGACCACCTGGATGAACTCACAG GAAAGGCTGCCCATGGCCCTGCACCTCCTGCTGAGCCCTTGCACCCCAGTGACAAGCCAGAGCCAACCCCTAAACCACCGTCTGGT GGCTCTTCTTCGGAATTTGAAGTGGTCCCAACTGAAGAGCAGAGTTCACACCCAGAGAGCAGCAGCAGTGCCGGGCCAGCCATG agacagagagaaactgagggaggaggggagatagagaggaagaaagagagatacctgcaacactgcttcaccacttgtgaagtttcccccctgcag GCTCTGGGCCCCCCTCCCCGTGAGGACAGTGGCCTGCTGCTGCACCTGCAGCGTCTGGAATCCACACTGAGCGTGTGTGCTGAGGAGCCTGACCACAGCCAGCTCTTCACCCACCTGGGCCGCATGGCACTTGAGTTCAACAGGCTGGCCTCCAAGGTGCACAAGAATGAGCAACGCACCTCCATCCTGCAG ACCCTGTGTGAGCAACTGCGGAAGGAGAATGAGGCACTGAAGTCCAAGCTGGACCAGGGCCTGGAACAGCGGGATCAGGCTGCTGAGAAGCTACG GGAGGAGAACGTGGAGCTGAGGAGGCTGCTGAGCAGCAGCAGAGAGCCCTCCGTTTCAAGCAAGAAGGGAGTGGCcggacacctgcag GCTGCTGTGACCTCAGCAAAGGCCTCAGAGGTGGTGCCCATGGGTGTAGCAGAGAAGAAGGTGAAGATGCTGGAGCAACAGCGCTCTGAG CTGCTAGAGGTGAACAAGCAGTGGGACCAGCATTTTCGATCCATGAAGCAGCAGTATGAGCAGAAG ATCACAGAGCTGCGCCAGAAGCTGGCTGACCTGCAGAAGCAGGTGACTGAGCTGGAGGCAGAGCGGGAACAGAAGCAGCGTGACTTTGACCGCAAGCTCCTGCTGGCCAAGTCCAAGATTGAGATGGAGGAGGCAA ACAAGGAGCAGCTGACCACAGAGGCCCAGGAGCTGCGCCAGAAAGTCAAATGCCTGCAGGATCAGCTGAGCCCACTCGCTCGGCAGCGGGACTACCAGGAGAAGGAGATTCAGAGGCTTAACAAG GCCCTGGAGGAAGCACTGAGCATCGAGGCGGCTCCATCAGCCCCACCGGCAGCCTTTGGGGGTCCAGAAGGAGCAGAGGGCCTCCTTCGCAAGCGGGAGTTGGTCACTCAGAATGAACTGCTGAAGCAGCAG GTGAAGATCTTTGAGGAAGACTTCCAAAAGGAGCGCAGCGACCGAGAGCGTATGaacgaggagaaggaggagctgaAGAGGCAGCTGGAGAAGCTGCAGGCCCAGGTGTCCATGTCAAATGCCCAG TTGAAAGCAttcaaggaagaggaaaaggcaaGGGAAGCCCTCAAACAGCAGAAGAGGAAAGCTAAG GCATCTGCAGAACGGTACCACATGGAGCCCCATCTGGAGCACCTCTGTGGGGCCTACCCCTATGCCTACCCGCCCCTGCCTGCCATGGTGCCACACCACCCCTTCGACGACTGGGCCCAGATTCGCTACCCACCATCCCCCATGGCCATGGAGCACTCGCCCCCACTACCCAACTCCCGCCTCTTCCACCTG CCGGAGTACACCTGGCGACCACAATGTGGGCTGCGTCACCAGAACTCCCAGGTGACAGACTCACCTACGACTCGACCTACAGAGCCAG AGCCAGCTGACCTCAGATCTCCGAAAAAATAG
- the TNIP1 gene encoding TNFAIP3-interacting protein 1 isoform X3 translates to MEGRGPYRIYDPGGSVPPAEVSAAFERLAEENSRLKEKMQGIKMLGELLGESQMEASRLRQKAEDLVRDNEPQSPSPSLTSFDHLDELTGKAAHGPAPPAEPLHPSDKPEPTPKPPSGGSSSEFEVVPTEEQSSHPESSSSAGPAMALGPPPREDSGLLLHLQRLESTLSVCAEEPDHSQLFTHLGRMALEFNRLASKVHKNEQRTSILQTLCEQLRKENEALKSKLDQGLEQRDQAAEKLREENVELRRLLSSSREPSVSSKKGVAGHLQAAVTSAKASEVVPMGVAEKKVKMLEQQRSELLEVNKQWDQHFRSMKQQYEQKITELRQKLADLQKQVTELEAEREQKQRDFDRKLLLAKSKIEMEEANKEQLTTEAQELRQKVKCLQDQLSPLARQRDYQEKEIQRLNKALEEALSIEAAPSAPPAAFGGPEGAEGLLRKRELVTQNELLKQQVKIFEEDFQKERSDRERMNEEKEELKRQLEKLQAQVSMSNAQLKAFKEEEKAREALKQQKRKAKASAERYHMEPHLEHLCGAYPYAYPPLPAMVPHHPFDDWAQIRYPPSPMAMEHSPPLPNSRLFHLPEYTWRPQCGLRHQNSQVTDSPTTRPTEPGSTKNDHEGPQ, encoded by the exons ATGGAAGGGCGAGGACCGTACCGGATCTACGACCCCGGGGGCAGCGTGcctcctgcagaggtgtctgcaGCCTTTGAGCGCCTAGCGGAGGAGAATTCCCGTCTGAAAGAAAAAATGCAGGGGATAAAGATGTTAG GGGAGCTGTTAGGAGAGTCTCAGATGGAAGCTTCTAGGCTTCGGCAGAAGGCAGAGGACCTGGTGAGAGACAACGAGCCCCAGTCACCATCCCCCTCCTTGACCTCATTCGACCACCTGGATGAACTCACAG GAAAGGCTGCCCATGGCCCTGCACCTCCTGCTGAGCCCTTGCACCCCAGTGACAAGCCAGAGCCAACCCCTAAACCACCGTCTGGT GGCTCTTCTTCGGAATTTGAAGTGGTCCCAACTGAAGAGCAGAGTTCACACCCAGAGAGCAGCAGCAGTGCCGGGCCAGCCATG GCTCTGGGCCCCCCTCCCCGTGAGGACAGTGGCCTGCTGCTGCACCTGCAGCGTCTGGAATCCACACTGAGCGTGTGTGCTGAGGAGCCTGACCACAGCCAGCTCTTCACCCACCTGGGCCGCATGGCACTTGAGTTCAACAGGCTGGCCTCCAAGGTGCACAAGAATGAGCAACGCACCTCCATCCTGCAG ACCCTGTGTGAGCAACTGCGGAAGGAGAATGAGGCACTGAAGTCCAAGCTGGACCAGGGCCTGGAACAGCGGGATCAGGCTGCTGAGAAGCTACG GGAGGAGAACGTGGAGCTGAGGAGGCTGCTGAGCAGCAGCAGAGAGCCCTCCGTTTCAAGCAAGAAGGGAGTGGCcggacacctgcag GCTGCTGTGACCTCAGCAAAGGCCTCAGAGGTGGTGCCCATGGGTGTAGCAGAGAAGAAGGTGAAGATGCTGGAGCAACAGCGCTCTGAG CTGCTAGAGGTGAACAAGCAGTGGGACCAGCATTTTCGATCCATGAAGCAGCAGTATGAGCAGAAG ATCACAGAGCTGCGCCAGAAGCTGGCTGACCTGCAGAAGCAGGTGACTGAGCTGGAGGCAGAGCGGGAACAGAAGCAGCGTGACTTTGACCGCAAGCTCCTGCTGGCCAAGTCCAAGATTGAGATGGAGGAGGCAA ACAAGGAGCAGCTGACCACAGAGGCCCAGGAGCTGCGCCAGAAAGTCAAATGCCTGCAGGATCAGCTGAGCCCACTCGCTCGGCAGCGGGACTACCAGGAGAAGGAGATTCAGAGGCTTAACAAG GCCCTGGAGGAAGCACTGAGCATCGAGGCGGCTCCATCAGCCCCACCGGCAGCCTTTGGGGGTCCAGAAGGAGCAGAGGGCCTCCTTCGCAAGCGGGAGTTGGTCACTCAGAATGAACTGCTGAAGCAGCAG GTGAAGATCTTTGAGGAAGACTTCCAAAAGGAGCGCAGCGACCGAGAGCGTATGaacgaggagaaggaggagctgaAGAGGCAGCTGGAGAAGCTGCAGGCCCAGGTGTCCATGTCAAATGCCCAG TTGAAAGCAttcaaggaagaggaaaaggcaaGGGAAGCCCTCAAACAGCAGAAGAGGAAAGCTAAG GCATCTGCAGAACGGTACCACATGGAGCCCCATCTGGAGCACCTCTGTGGGGCCTACCCCTATGCCTACCCGCCCCTGCCTGCCATGGTGCCACACCACCCCTTCGACGACTGGGCCCAGATTCGCTACCCACCATCCCCCATGGCCATGGAGCACTCGCCCCCACTACCCAACTCCCGCCTCTTCCACCTG CCGGAGTACACCTGGCGACCACAATGTGGGCTGCGTCACCAGAACTCCCAGGTGACAGACTCACCTACGACTCGACCTACAGAGCCAG GGTCCACAAAAAATGACCATGAGGGTCCTCAGTGA
- the GPX3 gene encoding glutathione peroxidase 3, with protein MARLLRVSCLLPLLLAGLVSPGQGQEKSKTNCHPDVSGTIYDYGALTIDGEEYIPFKQYAGKYVLFVNVASYUGLTGQYIELNALQEELGPFGLVILGFPSNQFGKQEPGENSEILATLKHVRPGGGFVPKFQLFEKGDVNGDKEQKVFTFLKNSCPPTSELLGTSSRLFWEPMKVHDIRWNFEKFLVGPNGVPIMRWYHRTTISNVKMDILSYMKRQAALEAEGK; from the exons ATGGCCCGACTGCTGCGCGTGTCCTGCCTGCTCCCCCTGCTGCTGGCGGGGCTTGTCTCACCCGGCCAGGGACAGGAGAAGTCCAAG ACGAACTGCCATCCTGATGTGAGTGGCACCATCTACGATTACGGGGCCCTCACCATCGATGGTGAGGAATACATCCCCTTCAAGCAGTATGCAGGCAAATACGTCCTCTTTGTCAACGTGGCCAGCTACTGAGGCCTGACAGGCCAGTACATAG AACTGAATGCACTGCAAGAGGAGCTTGGGCCCTTTGGTCTGGTCATCCTGGGCTTCCCCTCCAATCAATTCGGAAAACAGGAACCAGGCGAGAACTCAGAGATCCTGGCCACCCTCAA GCATGTCCGGCCAGGCGGAGGGTTTGTGCCCAAATTCCAGCTCTTTGAGAAAGGGGATGTGAATGGGGACAAAGAGCAGAAGGTATTCACGTTCCTGAAG AACTCCTGCCCTCCCACTTCGGAGCTCCTGGGCACATCTAGCCGCCTCTTCTGGGAGCCCATGAAGGTCCATGACATCCGCTGGAACTTTGAGAAGTTCTTGGTGGGGCCCAATGGCGTACCCATCATGCGCTGGTACCACCGCACCACAATCAGCAATGTCAAGATGGACATCTTGAGCTATATGAAGCGACAGGCAGCCCTGGAGGCTGAAGGGAAGTAA
- the TNIP1 gene encoding TNFAIP3-interacting protein 1 isoform X4, with translation MEGRGPYRIYDPGGSVPPAEVSAAFERLAEENSRLKEKMQGIKMLGELLGESQMEASRLRQKAEDLVRDNEPQSPSPSLTSFDHLDELTGKAAHGPAPPAEPLHPSDKPEPTPKPPSGGSSSEFEVVPTEEQSSHPESSSSAGPAMALGPPPREDSGLLLHLQRLESTLSVCAEEPDHSQLFTHLGRMALEFNRLASKVHKNEQRTSILQTLCEQLRKENEALKSKLDQGLEQRDQAAEKLREENVELRRLLSSSREPSVSSKKGVAGHLQAAVTSAKASEVVPMGVAEKKVKMLEQQRSELLEVNKQWDQHFRSMKQQYEQKITELRQKLADLQKQVTELEAEREQKQRDFDRKLLLAKSKIEMEEANKEQLTTEAQELRQKVKCLQDQLSPLARQRDYQEKEIQRLNKALEEALSIEAAPSAPPAAFGGPEGAEGLLRKRELVTQNELLKQQVKIFEEDFQKERSDRERMNEEKEELKRQLEKLQAQVSMSNAQLKAFKEEEKAREALKQQKRKAKASAERYHMEPHLEHLCGAYPYAYPPLPAMVPHHPFDDWAQIRYPPSPMAMEHSPPLPNSRLFHLPEYTWRPQCGLRHQNSQVTDSPTTRPTEPEPADLRSPKK, from the exons ATGGAAGGGCGAGGACCGTACCGGATCTACGACCCCGGGGGCAGCGTGcctcctgcagaggtgtctgcaGCCTTTGAGCGCCTAGCGGAGGAGAATTCCCGTCTGAAAGAAAAAATGCAGGGGATAAAGATGTTAG GGGAGCTGTTAGGAGAGTCTCAGATGGAAGCTTCTAGGCTTCGGCAGAAGGCAGAGGACCTGGTGAGAGACAACGAGCCCCAGTCACCATCCCCCTCCTTGACCTCATTCGACCACCTGGATGAACTCACAG GAAAGGCTGCCCATGGCCCTGCACCTCCTGCTGAGCCCTTGCACCCCAGTGACAAGCCAGAGCCAACCCCTAAACCACCGTCTGGT GGCTCTTCTTCGGAATTTGAAGTGGTCCCAACTGAAGAGCAGAGTTCACACCCAGAGAGCAGCAGCAGTGCCGGGCCAGCCATG GCTCTGGGCCCCCCTCCCCGTGAGGACAGTGGCCTGCTGCTGCACCTGCAGCGTCTGGAATCCACACTGAGCGTGTGTGCTGAGGAGCCTGACCACAGCCAGCTCTTCACCCACCTGGGCCGCATGGCACTTGAGTTCAACAGGCTGGCCTCCAAGGTGCACAAGAATGAGCAACGCACCTCCATCCTGCAG ACCCTGTGTGAGCAACTGCGGAAGGAGAATGAGGCACTGAAGTCCAAGCTGGACCAGGGCCTGGAACAGCGGGATCAGGCTGCTGAGAAGCTACG GGAGGAGAACGTGGAGCTGAGGAGGCTGCTGAGCAGCAGCAGAGAGCCCTCCGTTTCAAGCAAGAAGGGAGTGGCcggacacctgcag GCTGCTGTGACCTCAGCAAAGGCCTCAGAGGTGGTGCCCATGGGTGTAGCAGAGAAGAAGGTGAAGATGCTGGAGCAACAGCGCTCTGAG CTGCTAGAGGTGAACAAGCAGTGGGACCAGCATTTTCGATCCATGAAGCAGCAGTATGAGCAGAAG ATCACAGAGCTGCGCCAGAAGCTGGCTGACCTGCAGAAGCAGGTGACTGAGCTGGAGGCAGAGCGGGAACAGAAGCAGCGTGACTTTGACCGCAAGCTCCTGCTGGCCAAGTCCAAGATTGAGATGGAGGAGGCAA ACAAGGAGCAGCTGACCACAGAGGCCCAGGAGCTGCGCCAGAAAGTCAAATGCCTGCAGGATCAGCTGAGCCCACTCGCTCGGCAGCGGGACTACCAGGAGAAGGAGATTCAGAGGCTTAACAAG GCCCTGGAGGAAGCACTGAGCATCGAGGCGGCTCCATCAGCCCCACCGGCAGCCTTTGGGGGTCCAGAAGGAGCAGAGGGCCTCCTTCGCAAGCGGGAGTTGGTCACTCAGAATGAACTGCTGAAGCAGCAG GTGAAGATCTTTGAGGAAGACTTCCAAAAGGAGCGCAGCGACCGAGAGCGTATGaacgaggagaaggaggagctgaAGAGGCAGCTGGAGAAGCTGCAGGCCCAGGTGTCCATGTCAAATGCCCAG TTGAAAGCAttcaaggaagaggaaaaggcaaGGGAAGCCCTCAAACAGCAGAAGAGGAAAGCTAAG GCATCTGCAGAACGGTACCACATGGAGCCCCATCTGGAGCACCTCTGTGGGGCCTACCCCTATGCCTACCCGCCCCTGCCTGCCATGGTGCCACACCACCCCTTCGACGACTGGGCCCAGATTCGCTACCCACCATCCCCCATGGCCATGGAGCACTCGCCCCCACTACCCAACTCCCGCCTCTTCCACCTG CCGGAGTACACCTGGCGACCACAATGTGGGCTGCGTCACCAGAACTCCCAGGTGACAGACTCACCTACGACTCGACCTACAGAGCCAG AGCCAGCTGACCTCAGATCTCCGAAAAAATAG